From the genome of Setaria viridis chromosome 1, Setaria_viridis_v4.0, whole genome shotgun sequence:
TGTCGAGAACTCCAACCCATAAGCAGCGGAAACAAACCATTCAAGCAAAGCCACATCTAATGACACTTCAAGTTTTAACAGCACCATCACACACAAATTTATTGTACGATACCTgacattttctttttaaaaaccTCCCTAATCACCAGAAAAAGGGTAGAACCGAAATTTCAACATCCACCCCACAGCTAAGTGCCCTCTTATTTTTTTCCAGTAACATAAAAGAAACAGAAGACATCTTTCCGATATCGAGGATAGAGAAAAAGATTCATTATATTTTTCCTCGGAGATGGATTTTGTTTAATCCCAACCAGCCATTGTTACAACACGACGGCCTCTCTATCAAGGCTATTATACAGGCTTGACACATCCAAACTGTGCAACCACCACATAAAGAGAAGAAACATGTAGTGTTGTTAAGAGGGCACTAACAGGTTAGTATAAGTGAACAAGCCTACCAAAATCAAGGCAAGGCACCACGTAACAGTTTTGCCCTGTGGTATAGCCAAatctttgttttgtttatcCCGTCCTCATCTCTGCCTATTTACAGCTTCAGCCATTCTTTCTGTGCTCCGCATTCTCATTGTTAGTGGCTGATACAGCAGCACCGCGCTGAACCATTTGCAGTTGGATTTGTAACATCTGGGAACAAGAGGTATAACTTCCGAGTTTTGTTGGATATTGATTGAGAATATCAACGAAAGAAAGCCATCATTATGTAAAGCGTGTCATTGTAAACTAAGGTGCAATAATAATTACCGAGCgtgcatgaatgcaacaatatATCTCGATACTGAGTGGTAATTCCCAGGAAGCATTTACAACTTGAGCAAAATTGCAGATTAAGTAATCAGGCAGCAATGCCGAAGACTAGCTGTTCAAAGTTCCTTAACTTAAGCCCTACAGTAAAATGTAAATTGCAGATGCCAATCAAGATTGTTAGGCTAGTAACCATATTTGCACCCCCATTGTTTGTAGGAATCAATGGTAACCAATTTGCATGCTTAGACATTGCATATTTGTGTATGAGACCATGACAAGCAGACTGCAGACATAAACAGTGCAACCAACTCTTCGTGTGCAATCATGCAAACTATCATGCGAATGAATCATTACATAGATACGAGTTGAGTGGACATAGATCATGAGGCATGTAAAGGGTGGCCCTCGTTGACGTTTCTCAAATAGCCAATTGTGTAAAATTCAAAAGCTTTCCATCCATGTACACAAGTCACCATGAATCTAATCCCATCATACTCATTCAATGGTACATACATTGGTGAGTATGCAGCTTGGCCTGATTTCACCCAAAGATGAGCTTGCAACAGAAATATCCAagatgttgcaacttgcaagtggTCAATGGACACCTATTTAGCTCCTTATATATTAGCTCAAATGCATCGCTTGTTAGTCGCATTCGCATCACAGAGTAATGTAGAAATATGTAAGCTTTGTGCTTTTGGAATCAAAGATTCTTACCTCTATCTGGCTCTTTATAAAGTTTTCTTGTGCCTTCTGCAGTGAACTTTCAAGATCCCTGGTGCTTGTTCCTGAACTAATAGCACCATGTGCATTAAAAGCCTGAGGCGCTAAACCATCGTTGGTGTTTTGGAACTGCAGTTCTTGGTCTTTCTGGGATTGATTGGAGCAACTTGCTTCAGATTGTGGTATACTAGATGCAGACTGGGGAGGAACTGACCTGATGGTTGAATATGACATACTTATTGGCGTGATACATTCTATTAGGACAGAAGACCCCTACCTTTTATACTATCAATATACTAATAATCAGATATAGTGAGCAAGGTACCTAACGTAGACGGGCATGGATAACCACCCATTTCAAGAAGATGATATGTAAGCAAAATCATGACATCTTTGCGTTTAGACTGTTCCAGAAATATACCTATTTAGGGTGTTTGCTGGAGGATAAGCAAAAGATCTTCCATATaaagaagctgctgctgctgccgcttcaAGCTTTGCTTGGCGCCTGCTCATGTTCTCACTTGCTGCTCCTTCTGAGGCTGGAGTGCCAGTACCTGCAGCTGCTTTTTCTCACATGAAATCAGCAACAAGAAAATAGAACTAATTACACAGTGCAGTACTCACTGATGTACTCACTGATAAGTAAGATTAAAGTCGGatatacaacaacaacaacaacaacaaacagCAAAGCCTTTAGTCCCCAAGGCAAGTTGGGTAGTCTAGAAGATTAAAATCGGAATATgtgacacaaaaaaaaaatcagatcatTAAAACATTAAAATGGAGCTCACCAGGCTGGACTCCAGGTTGAGCTCCATATTGTCGCGATGATGCAGCACGTCCATTATCTGGGGGAATGATTGGAGCTCTGCACGTAGGGCAAGTGTGCTGGCGCTCTAGCCATGACCTTAGACAATGGACATGGAATAGATGCCCACAAAGCAGCTTCTTTGCTGTAGTCATCTCCTCACGGCAAATAATACATGTAGCGTCATTCCTGAGTACAATAAAATGTAAATCACAACAATTTTTATAATGGAGTCAGCTAAATATTTGCCAGTGGAACAATATAAAACTCACGCATTGAGCTCTTCTGCTGTAGAATCTGGAAAGCGTTCATTCATGTTGGACGTGATCTTTCTGTAGCGTAGATAATCTGCAATGCGAATTCTGAAGTTGCGGAAGGTCTCATATAGCTCACGGATCAAGTGCAGCGGGACACCGTAGTTCCTGATATCAGTATAACGGATCAATAGCCATAGTTTTATGCTAGTCTAAGAGGGGTTGTACCATAATAACAGAACTTACAGGAAGATAGCTACGAAGAAGAGCATGTATAATGACAATTGCACAAGGTCACTGATGAGCTCCAAGTAAAATGTATACACTGCCTTTCTCTCCCATTGACCTTCCATTAGCATATCAGTGACATAGAATATATACTTCACAAATGTTGATACTGTGGATGTTGCCAGTATCATATACCTGAAACATGATTTTACATGTTAAAGCTACTATGAGTATtttgaatcttgaaataataCATTAAGAAATAATTGCCAGGCATTTAGAAATTAGAACAATAGAATCATATCTTCAGGCCATCTTAAGGTTAGCCAATAGGGTACTTACCTGAAAGGCACGCCCCTTGCTTTGGAAGCAACAAGCAAAGAAGAATATCTATAGCTGGAGCCTGGAGTTTCATGCTAAATGGGCCTAATATTTTGCAGTGCTATACTTAAAGTATTGTTCAAACCGAAACAAAGGTAACTGCACAAGTTGCTAGACTAACATCTTGTATTATAGTAACTAGAACAGTAAGCATGGTTGATGTAGTGAACGTTTAATACTAAGAAATGTTCATGGCTTAGTAATCAGTACATACATCAagcgaacaaaaaaaaaagcaataacTGCAGATCTGGCATCATTCAaatgttatagacaatattCATAGGGTTTAGGTTAAGGCTCAGCGCAAAGGATGCCACACAAAATGGAATGAGGATGCATCATGTAAGAATTACTAAAGACCTTCATGGTAGGCTTGTTACAATGCAACTACAAAAAGACACTAGCATGATACACAGACCTAACACGTAGTAGTACTCCGTTTTGCAAATATCTGTTCATTATCTTGGGAATTGGCGTTCCACAGTGTTTGTTCATTGTAATCAATCTCTACCTCTAATCtaatgttgcaaaagaaattacTGTAGCATCTACATTTACACAGTGATAAGGTGAAAACAGAAAGAGTATTGCAGATACAGGCGTTTCAGGAAAAATGAAAACTGAAAATTGAGCTTACTCAAAGGAGAAGATGGCAACTGATGCCTCCCGTTTCTCTATGAGCGGCCTGAGCGAGTTGGACAGGAAGAGGCAGTCGACGATGAGCAGAAACGCCATGAAGGAAACGATCCTTATGTGCGAGAGCATGGGCATGGACGGTGTGGTCTCGATGTATTCGACCCTCTTCTGGGCCAGCCAGTGCAGTGCTTTGACAAGGAGCAGCGCAGCGACCATGGCAAGCAAGGAGACTGAGAAGTCCTGGCGGAAGATGGTGACGGCAAAGAGGATCTCAACGACCTCCCGCCAGGACTGCTCATTGAGACGCTCAACCTCGGCCTCCCGGAGCGATCCAAGGAAGAGGCGCTTGACGAGTTGCCAGGTGACGCACATGGCGACGAGGCCCGTGTTGAGGAGCAGCACGAAGCAGATCTTGGAGGTGGAGAGGTAGACCATCGCCGGGTAGAACTGCTCCTGGCTACTGAAGGCATAGTACACCGCCGATGCCATCGCCAGCAGGCTGAACGCTGTGTACGTCTGAAGACGGATCATCTTCGCCTTCAGAGCTGGCACCGGCACAGCCCCACCACCACTGGATCTGATCGCGTAGAAGAAACAACCTAAATTACTAAGCAGAATATGAGAATAAAATTCTCCAAAATCAGCACATGAACTGAATTCCTAGGTGACTAGACCGCATCAGATCAGGAGCATCAGTGCGATACCAGCCGCTTACCAGGTAACAGCATCTCCAACACATCCCCTACTTTTGACCCCCTATTCCAACCAAATGAGAACCTCTCATCCGGTTTCTTTTTCCTAGTTCACAATAAACTCCAACAAACCCCTCATATCTGCCATATTCAACTCTCCTATATTTTATTCATATCAAGCAACTATAATGAGCATGGTTTTAGAAGTGaacagcattttttttttgcaacgactACATTTTCAGCTATTTTTTCAATGGCTATATTTCGAACGGCTATATTTTTCACCTCTATATGTATGCATGCCCTGGTTCACACACCAAGTCATTCTTCCTTCTCTGGCTGAAATGAGCTCTCTCACACGTGCTTAGACTCATCATTGTCGATTTGTCGTCATCAAATGACAATGACAAACTCACCCTTTCAGCATTACACATAGCAGTATAGCACACACGCGGTATGAGGCTATGAATGCTCCACGATGGGGTGACTGTGTTGGCCATGAGTATATTTTTAACAGCAGAGAAGGCGGTGTTTGTTATTCGTATTTCTTTGTGCAGGTTTAGAATGGGATGTTCCCTGTTTATGTGCATAGTGCAGGCTGTAGAGCAACATTAATGAGTATTTTGTGCAAAAATGATAGGCAAATGGATGCCTTGGGTTATCATGTTTGCAGAAGATTACTGCAGCATACTGCATACATATGTTGAGTTATGGAGTACCAGCAGATTTCATGGATCAATAAACTACAGGTATAGCTTATACAATGCAGTAATTTCAAGTTTGTAAAATCCATTACATCATGTAGTGATCTTTTTCATAAATATGCATGCCAACTTTCAGGACAATGCTACCAGGGAAGTAATGCTAACAATTTCTGCAGATGTACAATTTCAGAGTAATGCTAACAATTTCAGAGCAATGCTAACAATTTCTGTTGATGCAAGCGACTACTAGTCCTGCCTGTGGTTTGAGCAAAATTGAAGTTAGTCAAGCAAAACGGGGAATATATCCCATTATCTCTCCAATCCCCTCTGCAAAACGCCGGGCGGCAATGTAGGACGGCACTCCATGCCCGCCACAAGCAGCTCCCTCCCCCACTGCGCCCGCGCGCGGAGAACTCCccggcctccctctccctcagcCCGCACGCGCCTGGGGCAGCTCGCCTCCCTCCCTTGACGCGCGGGGCGTGGAGCGGCCCCGACCTGCGGGGAAGCCGTTCGTGCGGGGCGCTCCTCCTTCTCTCCGGTACCTCTCTCTCCCTCCGTACGGGGCTGGGCGCACTGGGCTGAGACGTCGCACAGCTATGGGGCccgacgaggcggcggagcgagAGGCAAGCTATCGGGGACGTACCTGGCGGGGAGAAGTCCTTGGCGGCGCCGGAAGACCGGCGGTTGCGCCTCTCGCTCGGATGAGAGGCCACAGCGGGGGCTCCCAGATGTGGGACGTCGACGCCGCCGGATCAGCTAGAGTCCTCCCAAGAGATGCAAATAAAATGAAAGTTCATGTTGTTCTTTTTAAAAGTTCAAACGTAAGTTAATTGGGAGATTTTCGCATTTTCTCTGTAATCCCTAGAGAAATCGCATCTTCACGACTATTCAAAAAATTATCCAGGTGCATTTATTTATATGATATTTCGTTTGACCTACACATACGGTATTAGCGCGGTCGATCAACGAAGTGCCTTCCCGAATGCCGAACGCACTCGTCCCCATCGTAGAAGTTGGGAGTTCATCCTCCTTTGCACCTCCATACATTTGCAACCGCACTTCCACCTATGCTACCACGAGATTGTGGATAGGGTTATGGTCTTTTATGGAAAGTCGAAAGAATCCAGAAAAAATTCGTTCAAGCAGATTTTTATCTAATAGATTTCACCCCCTCAATTTCTGAAACGATTAAGGGTTTAGAGGCTATATCGTGCTAGGGATGCCAAGCAAGAAGCAACTCTATTATTGTCCGAGGGTCAAGGGGTGCACATAAGTCAAAGCAACTTGCATCAGTTCCATcatagaagtattaaacatagtttaattacaaaactaattgcacagatggagtctaattcacgagatgaatctattaagcctaattagtcaatgtagCACTaaagtaactatttgctaatgatggattaattaaccttaatagagtcgtatccaaacacccctaaagaTTAGAGATCCAGAGCTACCAAAGAGCTCTGTTTCACATGACAAATTCATTACTGTGATAGTAGGCTTTAGCGTAATTACACGGGCGCGCAAGGAAGGTTGGGCATGGCGCAGCATTTTCCATTTTGGTATCCACAGCAGAGGCGATCGCTCGGCAGCATCAGCGGGTCATCCCGGGGTGCATCTGCGGCggcatggtggcggcggtgcgccCCTGCCTCTCCATGTTCGCATGCCATCCCAGCTTCATGTCGAACCCTCTCTTCTTGAGCTCGCGGTACTCCTGGCAGAGGGCGCAGCACTCGCAGCAGCAGTGGACGCAGCAGTCGGCGCAGGGGCTCTCCTGGAGCCCGTACTGGGCGCGCATTTTGGCGCGGTAGAAGCAGGAGAAGACGCACTGGCAGCAGGTGAGGAGCATGATGAGCGTGTACAGCGCCCCGCTAGTGCCGCACGACGTCGACCCCCGGTCGATGATCTCCGCGACCTGACCGAACGTGATGCACGGGCACAGGCACGTCACGCAGCCTGCACAGCGGTGGGTGTCAGATCGGAGAGCCCGGCCCGCAAGTGAACCGAGAAGGGACACGACTTCGCGGTGCTTGCTTACAGTTGCTGCAGTCGTCGAAGCAGTCGCAGAGCCCGGTGGACCACGCGGCGACGGGCGCCTTCGCCTgcaccgccagcgccgccgtcgcgccgcccgcctggtagtagccgcccccgccgctcaTCGGGAAGGCCCGCAGCGGCGCGCCCTCCTCCGCCTTCGGGTACATGGCGACGATGGCGCCTCGTTGCTTCCGCGGGGACGAGAGACGGAAACCACCAACCACCGGTGGGGGGGGCGACCGCGGGTTGAGAGTAATCGAGTCCTCGCTGCGAGAGCCTGTAGGGCGGCGGATTTGGCGCTTTGCGTGCGGCGTCCACCCCGGCCCGCGGCGAGTTATTTATCGGACACGGCCAGGGGTTACGGCAAccgctgcgcctgcgcgcccTGGGGCTCTTCTCTGCGGTCGCGTCGCTTCCCGGGGCAGCGCGTGCGCATCGCGAGCGAGGAGTTATGGCTGCCCGCCTTGCCCTACTCTTCTTCTTTCCACGAAGTTGACGGCCGTTCGCCACGAGACTCTCTTTTGGCGCGTGGCGGGGGTGGGCGACGTCGGATCTGCGGTGGTGGGGACGCGCAAGTCCACGTCAGGAGTAGTGATGACTGATAACCCgaccccggccggccggtgcacGCGGGTCAAGTCGTCGCCCGGGCGGCCGCCGGGCACGACGGGGCAAGCTACAGTTCCCCCGGATTGGGCGGTGCTCCCGCTTCAGAAAGTCTCAAGCCTCATGTGGCCTGCCGGACGGCCATGGAATGGTCACGTTGCTTACTGCCGTGGATTGAACGTCGCGAGTGCGCGCTGGTCGGGATAAGACACAACTCTGCCGAGACCGTCGCTCCTCTGCCGCTTGTTTGACTGCTCACGTCAACGGCCGTAGCAAGAATCATGTAGCGTGGAAATGTCTCTGTCTTTGATTGCCCGTTTCCAAATTTCAACATCGGCACAGACTGAAGTCGCGACTTGCGAGGCATGTGATCCGTTCATGAGTTGTTCGGGTGGTTCACCGATCACTGAGAGAGAGATCGCGGAGGCAGCTACCGCTGCTGCTCACCGCTCCGCCCGCAATATGCTTTACCCCAAACACAAAACCGGCGACATGATCTACCTTTCTTTTCGAAAGCACACGATGTTTCCTTCCTCGATGAGATAAGGCGCCCATCCATCAGTACTGCAATCGTGGAAAGACGCCAGCCACACTCCCTTCCAATGATTAGCATCGGCAATCGGCAATCGGCAACCAGTGTGCACCGCCTGCAAGGCTACAAGTTGGGGCAGTGGTTCACTCTGGTGCCGATTGCCGAAACATTTCTGCACAGTTAACTGCACCATCAGAGCGCCCTGTGGAACATCAAACTATGAAACCGCTACCAGCTCTCTTTTTAGCAGAATGAATGCTGCGGCCCAATCGTAGCCTAACCTGAAGGCATCAATAGCAATCATGTGAACATAAGCAAACATGATAAATCAGCTAGACCCCCTAGTATGAGCATTAAGCAATAATATTCTGTACAACCGGCCAGCCACAACGAACGCTGTTCCTCCCCACAGTTTTCAGAATGTAGGTGTAAGACTACAAAAGAAAAATCCTAGTAACACATTGCTGCACTGACTAACCCGCACAAATTAATGTGTCAACTGTACCCACTCTCACCACGAATCTCGAAATGGATTAACAACAATTTCCATCTTACACAACAAGGGACGTCACTACTTCATTGGGATTTCAGAATATTCTGTGGTTTTTGAAGGCCCCTATGTTTGTTGGGGCCTTCAGTTCTCTTTAACTGTCAATGGCTAGGAACATCTTCCTATATATTTCGATGGCAGAGAGATCCAGAACTTCTTCTGGAAATGCCTGCCTGTATTTCGATGGATTCACACGAATGACTGAATGAGCAAGATCTGGCATGCAATTCAGATACTTGAAGTATGTGGCAAATGATCAAGACGGCCATTCAGTATTTGGCGAGCTCGTGCGCTTCGGTACTGCAGTCGCTTGTGTAGTGCTTCTGACAGTAGTTCAAAAAATTCAGGATCCCATCTCTGAATCAAAAGGGGATCCTCAGCATAACATATGTATATTGATGTAACAGCACTCTCCACAACCACAACTGTAAGCCCAACCTGTGAAATGTAGCAGCTCTCAATCTCCAACAAACTATGCAGAAATTCAAAAATTATTTATCCAAGAAAAAGTTTGTTCAGTTAACAAAAAATACTTGCACGCAAATGTCTTTTTCTTAGTTACTTCAGCCAAGCAAATTCATACAAAAATACATGCACTTACCAGTATCATACCCATCAGCATAGAGGTTGAACCAACCATAACAGCCTTGTCACTTTGTTTGAAATACGTCCAAACGCCCGTACAAGTTCCAGTTACTAATCCACCTAAAATTGTGCTCATCAGGAGGATAGCACCCGAACAGTCATAAGCAACAAGTGCTTCCATCCCTGTGGATTGAAACAGCTCCCAGGCATCCCTAGCTGAGCGATTAAAACTCTCTCCGTTGACCGCAATCTGAAAATGAAAAACTATGTGAGACATTCAACAAGATGTCAGCAGTCAACATTCCACACCAAAAGGATAGGGATAAATTGTTTGTATAATAAGTTCTCGCATTTCAACACGAGTGCTTGGGTCACAAATCATATGCATTTATGTAAAAACATATCCAATCACGCAGGTACTTTGACTGATAAATTAAACCTTATAGCTTAAAACAATAAGAAAAAGATTGTCAGTGCACTGCAAAGACA
Proteins encoded in this window:
- the LOC117858872 gene encoding ERAD-associated E3 ubiquitin-protein ligase HRD1 isoform X1, which translates into the protein MIRLQTYTAFSLLAMASAVYYAFSSQEQFYPAMVYLSTSKICFVLLLNTGLVAMCVTWQLVKRLFLGSLREAEVERLNEQSWREVVEILFAVTIFRQDFSVSLLAMVAALLLVKALHWLAQKRVEYIETTPSMPMLSHIRIVSFMAFLLIVDCLFLSNSLRPLIEKREASVAIFSFEYMILATSTVSTFVKYIFYVTDMLMEGQWERKAVYTFYLELISDLVQLSLYMLFFVAIFLNYGVPLHLIRELYETFRNFRIRIADYLRYRKITSNMNERFPDSTAEELNANDATCIICREEMTTAKKLLCGHLFHVHCLRSWLERQHTCPTCRAPIIPPDNGRAASSRQYGAQPGVQPAAAGTGTPASEGAASENMSRRQAKLEAAAAAASLYGRSFAYPPANTLNRSVPPQSASSIPQSEASCSNQSQKDQELQFQNTNDGLAPQAFNAHGAISSGTSTRDLESSLQKAQENFIKSQIEMLQIQLQMVQRGAAVSATNNENAEHRKNG
- the LOC117858904 gene encoding cell number regulator 2, producing the protein MYPKAEEGAPLRAFPMSGGGGYYQAGGATAALAVQAKAPVAAWSTGLCDCFDDCSNCCVTCLCPCITFGQVAEIIDRGSTSCGTSGALYTLIMLLTCCQCVFSCFYRAKMRAQYGLQESPCADCCVHCCCECCALCQEYRELKKRGFDMKLGWHANMERQGRTAATMPPQMHPGMTR
- the LOC117858872 gene encoding ERAD-associated E3 ubiquitin-protein ligase HRD1 isoform X2 — encoded protein: MIRLQTYTAFSLLAMASAVYYAFSSQEQFYPAMVYLSTSKICFVLLLNTGLVAMCVTWQLVKRLFLGSLREAEVERLNEQSWREVVEILFAVTIFRQDFSVSLLAMVAALLLVKALHWLAQKRVEYIETTPSMPMLSHIRIVSFMAFLLIVDCLFLSNSLRPLIEKREASVAIFSFEYMILATSTVSTFVKYIFYVTDMLMEGQWERKAVYTFYLELISDLVQLSLYMLFFVAIFLNYGVPLHLIRELYETFRNFRIRIADYLRYRKITSNMNERFPDSTAEELNANDATCIICREEMTTAKKLLCGHLFHVHCLRSWLERQHTCPTCRAPIIPPDNGRAASSRQYGAQPGVQPAAGTGTPASEGAASENMSRRQAKLEAAAAAASLYGRSFAYPPANTLNRSVPPQSASSIPQSEASCSNQSQKDQELQFQNTNDGLAPQAFNAHGAISSGTSTRDLESSLQKAQENFIKSQIEMLQIQLQMVQRGAAVSATNNENAEHRKNG
- the LOC117858872 gene encoding ERAD-associated E3 ubiquitin-protein ligase HRD1 isoform X3, with translation MIRLQTYTAFSLLAMASAVYYAFSSQEQFYPAMVYLSTSKICFVLLLNTGLVAMCVTWQLVKRLFLGSLREAEVERLNEQSWREVVEILFAVTIFRQDFSVSLLAMVAALLLVKALHWLAQKRVEYIETTPSMPMLSHIRIVSFMAFLLIVDCLFLSNSLRPLIEKREASVAIFSFEYMILATSTVSTFVKYIFYVTDMLMEGQWERKAVYTFYLELISDLVQLSLYMLFFVAIFLNYGVPLHLIRELYETFRNFRIRIADYLRYRKITSNMNERFPDSTAEELNANDATCIICREEMTTAKKLLCGHLFHVHCLRSWLERQHTCPTCRAPIIPPDNGRAASSRQYGAQPGVQPAAAGTGTPASEGAASENMSRRQAKLEAAAAAASLYGRSFAYPPANTLNRSVPPQSASSIPQSEASCSNQSQKDQELQFQNTNDGLAPQAFNAHGAISSGTSTRDLESSLQKAQENFIKSQIEELNRCPLTTCKLQHLGYFCCKLIFG